In the Nitratiruptor sp. YY09-18 genome, AGCTACTCCTTTAACTTCTATTATTATACGCTTTTAAGCTTCAAAGGGCGATAATAGAGAAAAAGCTATAAGGAATTTTTATGAAAAAGCTTTTAGCTATAGCACTTGTGAGTCTAGTTGGATGGGCTAATAACTGTATTGAATGTCACAAGGGAATAGAAGATATTCGAGATCCTCATAGCGGTATGGCAAAGGCTATTGCCAAGAAGGCAAAAGAGGCTGGCTTTGGTGATAACAGCTGTATCGTCTGCCATGGGGGAAATCCTGAGGCAAGTACAAAGGAGGAAGCGCATAAGGGGACTATCGCTTACTTTCTCAAGCATGAAGGCCCCAAAGAGTTTTATCCCGATCCAGGAAGCGCATGGATCAATAAAAACACCTGTGGAATGTGTCACAAAGAGCAAGTAAGTACACAGATGAATAATCTCATGAATACTGAACAAGGAAAGATTCAGGGGGCTTTGTGGGGATTTGGATGGAATATACGAGAGCATAAATTTGCCAACTATAATCTTACAAATCTGCACAAAAGACTTGGCACGAAAACCTATCAAAACTATATGAAGCGCATAGCATCCAAAGAGCCGCAAGTCTATGTGAAAAAGACAATAGAGCTTCCACCAGCACCTACTGCTGATGAGGTAGCAAAGAATCCAAAACTCGCTGCCATTACATATCTGCGCCAAGAGTGTCTGCGCTGCCATACTGCGAGCAAAGGCCGCAGTCGCAGGGGTGATTTTCGTGGGATGGGGTGTAGCAGCTGCCATATACCATACTCCAATGATGGGTACTATGAAGGAGGAGACCCTACAATTCCCAAAAATGAGCCAGGACATATGCTTGTGCACCAGATCCAGGGCACAAGGGATGCAAAAGTGCATGTCCATGGGCTTACATATAGTGGAATTCCAGTTGAGACCTGTACTACCTGCCACAATCGTGGGAAGCGTATAGGTGTAAGCTACCAAGGGCTCATGGAGACAGCTTACAATCCAACCTTTGATAAACATGGCAAAGGACAGCCAAAGCTCCATACCAAACACTATCTACATATGAGTGAGGATGTACACTACAAAAAGGGAATGCTCTGCCAAGACTGCCACACCTCCATCGATGTCCATGGCGATGGCAAGATTGCGGGGAGTACTTTGGCACCAGTGGAGATAGAGTGTCAAGACTGCCACGGTACACCATCGAAGTATCCTTGGGAGCTTCCTTTGGGATACGGGGATGAGTTTGGCCAGAAGCTCTCTCATAAACCTCGCGGAGTCACAAAGACTCTCGCCGCATACCTCAAAAAAGGGACATACTATGAGCCAGAGGATGGATATCTGCTCAGTGCCAGGGGTAATCCAATCCCAAATGTTGTCAAAGTTGGCAATGAAGTGGTAGTCCATCTAGCAAGTGGCAAAGATCTCAAGCTTCAGCCACTCAAAAAGCTGGCCAAAGAGCATAAGCTCTCGCAAGCTGGTGAAGTGGCAATGGTGCAGATTGGCAAGCATTTGGATGAGATGGAGTGCTATGCCTGCCACGATACCTGGGCGCCGCAATGCTATGGATGCCATGTAAAAGTCGATTACAGTGGCAGTAAGAAAAATGTGGACTGGCTTGCAATCGCACATGCGCATGATATCCATGGAACAGATGCAGCTAAACGTAAAAACCTCAAAGATTATCTCATCGATGGTGAGGTGAGAGAGACGAGAAGCTATTTGCGATGGGAAGATCCAATATTGGTGCGCAATGGTGAAGGGCGCATTGCTCCTGCAATCCCTGGATGTCAAACGACAGTGACTGTCATAGGAAAAGATGGAAACGCATTAGTGCAAAACCACATCTACACAGGAAAGGATAACGGCAAAGATGTGCTTACTATTGATATGGCTCCAGTGCACTCGCATACAGTACAAAAAGAAGCAAGAAGCTGTGAGAGCTGCCATAATAATCCAAAATCCATGGGATTTGGGATAGATGAGGGCAAAGTCTTTGGAGATCCGAGCAAAACACTCATTGTCGATCTCATGACTGCAGATGGCAAAGTAATTCCCAAAAAGATTACTATCCAAAAGCCAGGTATTGAAAATCTTTCTTTTGACTGGAGCCGTATTATTGACGAAAATGCTTCGCAGCTTGTTACAGTTGGGCACCACTGGAGTCTTTCACGAGCTTTGCATCAAGATGAACTAAGCAAGCTTGATCGTCGAGGTGTGTGTATGAGCTGTCACCAGACAATTCCTGATAAAGATTTGGCAGTGAGTTTGATGGTGCATGTAGCACATGCGGCAGATATTGAGATAGATAACGAAATGCATAAAAATATCTTGCACAAAAATCTGCTGCTGAGTGCGTGGATG is a window encoding:
- a CDS encoding cytochrome C, with the protein product MKKLLAIALVSLVGWANNCIECHKGIEDIRDPHSGMAKAIAKKAKEAGFGDNSCIVCHGGNPEASTKEEAHKGTIAYFLKHEGPKEFYPDPGSAWINKNTCGMCHKEQVSTQMNNLMNTEQGKIQGALWGFGWNIREHKFANYNLTNLHKRLGTKTYQNYMKRIASKEPQVYVKKTIELPPAPTADEVAKNPKLAAITYLRQECLRCHTASKGRSRRGDFRGMGCSSCHIPYSNDGYYEGGDPTIPKNEPGHMLVHQIQGTRDAKVHVHGLTYSGIPVETCTTCHNRGKRIGVSYQGLMETAYNPTFDKHGKGQPKLHTKHYLHMSEDVHYKKGMLCQDCHTSIDVHGDGKIAGSTLAPVEIECQDCHGTPSKYPWELPLGYGDEFGQKLSHKPRGVTKTLAAYLKKGTYYEPEDGYLLSARGNPIPNVVKVGNEVVVHLASGKDLKLQPLKKLAKEHKLSQAGEVAMVQIGKHLDEMECYACHDTWAPQCYGCHVKVDYSGSKKNVDWLAIAHAHDIHGTDAAKRKNLKDYLIDGEVRETRSYLRWEDPILVRNGEGRIAPAIPGCQTTVTVIGKDGNALVQNHIYTGKDNGKDVLTIDMAPVHSHTVQKEARSCESCHNNPKSMGFGIDEGKVFGDPSKTLIVDLMTADGKVIPKKITIQKPGIENLSFDWSRIIDENASQLVTVGHHWSLSRALHQDELSKLDRRGVCMSCHQTIPDKDLAVSLMVHVAHAADIEIDNEMHKNILHKNLLLSAWMQILGGVLVLGGLLYWLIRRKRR